From one Mycolicibacterium sp. HK-90 genomic stretch:
- the nuoK gene encoding NADH-quinone oxidoreductase subunit NuoK, producing MNPDNYLYLSALLFTIGAAGVLLRRNAIVMFMCVELMLNAANLAFVAFSRMHGHLDGQVVAFFTMVVAACEVVVGLAIIMTIFRTRHSASVDDASLLKH from the coding sequence ATGAATCCCGACAACTATCTCTACCTGTCGGCCCTGTTGTTCACCATCGGCGCAGCAGGAGTGTTGTTGCGGCGCAACGCGATCGTGATGTTCATGTGCGTCGAGCTCATGCTCAACGCCGCCAACCTGGCGTTCGTGGCGTTCTCCCGGATGCACGGTCATCTCGACGGCCAGGTGGTGGCGTTCTTCACCATGGTGGTGGCCGCCTGCGAGGTGGTTGTCGGCCTGGCGATCATCATGACCATCTTCCGTACCCGCCATTCGGCCTCGGTCGACGACGCCAGCCTGTTGAAGCACTAA
- a CDS encoding NADH-quinone oxidoreductase subunit J, whose translation MPAAEHVSLLAAEGAARTSTSEAVLFWILGAVALFGAIGVVAAPKAVYSAVFLACTMIALAVLYIAQDALFLGVVQVVVYTGAVMMLFLFVLMLIGVDLSESFAETLRGQRLAAITAGAGFGVLLIAGIGNVSVAGFTGLAAANSGGNVEGLAMLIFTRYLWAFELTSTLLITAALGAMVLAHRERFQHRKTQRELAIERFQGGGHPTPLPNPGVYARHNAVDVPARLPDGSDAALSVSAILPQRTVSNPTNGEG comes from the coding sequence CTGCCCGCGGCGGAGCATGTTTCACTTCTCGCTGCCGAAGGTGCGGCCCGCACGTCGACGTCCGAGGCGGTGTTGTTCTGGATTCTCGGGGCGGTCGCGCTGTTCGGCGCCATCGGCGTGGTGGCCGCGCCGAAAGCGGTCTACTCCGCGGTGTTCCTGGCCTGCACGATGATCGCACTGGCGGTGCTCTACATCGCCCAGGACGCGTTGTTCCTGGGCGTGGTGCAGGTCGTGGTCTACACCGGTGCGGTGATGATGCTGTTCCTGTTCGTGCTGATGCTCATCGGCGTCGACCTGTCCGAGTCGTTTGCCGAAACACTTCGCGGGCAACGCCTTGCTGCGATCACCGCGGGCGCCGGGTTCGGCGTCCTGCTCATCGCCGGAATCGGCAATGTCTCCGTGGCCGGGTTCACGGGGCTGGCCGCGGCCAACAGCGGCGGCAACGTCGAGGGGCTGGCAATGCTGATCTTCACTCGCTACCTGTGGGCGTTCGAGTTGACCAGCACCCTGCTGATCACCGCGGCGCTGGGGGCGATGGTGCTGGCGCACCGGGAACGCTTCCAGCACCGCAAGACCCAGCGCGAACTGGCCATCGAACGATTCCAGGGCGGGGGCCATCCGACCCCGTTGCCCAATCCCGGTGTCTACGCCCGGCACAACGCCGTCGACGTGCCGGCGCGGCTGCCCGATGGCTCCGATGCGGCGTTGTCGGTCAGCGCCATCCTGCCGCAGCGCACGGTCAGTAACCCGACGAACGGTGAGGGGTGA
- the nuoI gene encoding NADH-quinone oxidoreductase subunit NuoI has protein sequence MPKFLDALAGFGVTFGSMFKKPLTEQYPEKPGPVAPRYHGRHQLNRYPDGLEKCIGCELCAWACPADAIFVEGADNTADERFSPGERYGRVYQINYLRCIGCGLCIEACPTRALTMTNQYEMADDNRADLIWGKDKLLAPLQPGMQAPPHEMEPGSTDDDYYLGRIKPLTEDVQ, from the coding sequence ATGCCCAAGTTCCTCGACGCCCTGGCCGGATTCGGGGTCACCTTCGGGTCGATGTTCAAAAAGCCCCTCACCGAGCAGTATCCGGAGAAACCGGGGCCGGTCGCACCGCGTTATCACGGCCGGCACCAGCTCAACCGCTACCCCGACGGCCTGGAGAAGTGCATCGGCTGCGAACTGTGCGCGTGGGCCTGCCCGGCCGACGCGATCTTCGTCGAAGGTGCCGACAACACCGCCGACGAACGCTTCTCGCCCGGGGAACGCTACGGCCGGGTGTATCAGATCAACTACCTGCGTTGCATCGGGTGCGGATTGTGCATCGAGGCCTGCCCGACCCGGGCGCTGACGATGACCAATCAGTACGAGATGGCCGACGACAACCGGGCCGACCTGATCTGGGGAAAGGACAAACTGCTCGCCCCGCTGCAACCCGGGATGCAGGCGCCACCCCATGAGATGGAGCCCGGCAGCACCGACGACGACTACTACCTCGGCCGGATCAAACCGCTCACCGAGGACGTCCAGTGA
- the nuoH gene encoding NADH-quinone oxidoreductase subunit NuoH translates to MTYPDPTLFGHDPWWLILAKALGVFVFLLLTVLAAILVERKVLGRMQMRPGPNRVGPWGLLQSLADGVKLALKEGLTPAGVDKPIYLLAPIIAVIPAFMAFAVIPMGGEVSVFGHRTALQLTDLPVAVLYILAVTSIGVYGIVLAGWASGSTYPLLGGLRSSAQVISYEIAMALSFAAVFLYAGTMSTSGIVAAQDRTWYVFLLLPSFLVYVTSMVGETNRAPFDLPEAEGELVGGFHTEYSSLKFAMFMLAEYVNMTTVSALATTMFLGGWHAPFPFNLIEGANSGWWPLLWFTAKVWTFMFLYFWLRATLPRLRYDQFMALGWKVLIPVSLVWIMVVAITHSLREHGYHNWATGLVTSAVVVVAVLAVALWKTLRGKTVQPAPEQSAGAYPVPPLPNAEKEAVDA, encoded by the coding sequence ATGACCTACCCCGATCCCACCCTGTTCGGTCATGACCCGTGGTGGCTGATCCTGGCCAAGGCGCTCGGGGTATTCGTCTTCCTGCTGCTGACCGTGCTCGCGGCGATCCTGGTCGAACGTAAGGTGCTGGGCCGCATGCAGATGCGGCCCGGCCCCAACCGGGTCGGCCCCTGGGGCCTGCTGCAGTCCCTGGCCGACGGCGTCAAACTCGCGCTCAAGGAAGGCCTCACCCCGGCCGGCGTGGACAAGCCCATCTACCTGCTGGCCCCGATCATTGCGGTGATCCCCGCGTTCATGGCGTTCGCGGTGATCCCGATGGGCGGTGAGGTTTCGGTGTTCGGCCACCGCACCGCGCTGCAGCTGACCGACCTGCCCGTGGCGGTGTTGTACATCCTGGCCGTCACCTCGATCGGTGTGTACGGCATCGTGCTGGCCGGCTGGGCCTCCGGGTCCACCTACCCGCTGCTCGGCGGCCTACGATCCAGCGCCCAGGTGATCTCCTACGAGATCGCGATGGCCCTGTCGTTCGCCGCGGTGTTCCTGTACGCGGGCACCATGTCCACCTCGGGCATCGTGGCAGCCCAGGACCGGACCTGGTATGTGTTCCTGCTGCTGCCGTCGTTCCTGGTGTACGTGACGTCGATGGTGGGCGAAACCAACCGGGCGCCTTTCGATCTGCCCGAGGCCGAGGGTGAACTCGTCGGCGGGTTCCACACCGAGTACTCGTCGTTGAAGTTCGCCATGTTCATGTTGGCCGAGTACGTCAACATGACCACCGTCTCCGCCCTGGCCACCACGATGTTCCTCGGCGGTTGGCACGCACCGTTCCCGTTCAACCTGATCGAGGGCGCCAACAGCGGCTGGTGGCCCCTGCTGTGGTTCACCGCCAAGGTGTGGACCTTCATGTTCCTGTACTTCTGGCTGCGTGCCACCCTGCCCCGGCTGCGCTACGACCAGTTCATGGCGCTGGGCTGGAAGGTGCTGATCCCGGTGTCGCTGGTCTGGATCATGGTCGTCGCCATCACGCACAGCCTCCGCGAGCACGGTTACCACAACTGGGCCACCGGTCTGGTCACCTCTGCGGTCGTGGTGGTGGCGGTGTTGGCCGTGGCGCTGTGGAAGACCCTGCGGGGCAAGACCGTTCAGCCCGCACCGGAGCAGAGCGCCGGAGCCTATCCGGTGCCGCCGTTGCCGAATGCCGAGAAGGAGGCCGTCGATGCCTAA